DNA sequence from the Candidatus Zixiibacteriota bacterium genome:
GCCCGCGCGATCAATATGGAGATGAAGCTGGCGGCGGCTTATGCACTGGCGAACCTGGCCAAGACCGAAGTTCCGGATGCGGTCGCCCGTGCCTACGGCGGGGTGCATTTCCACTTCGGTCCGGAATATATAATCCCTAAACCGTTCGACCCCCGCATCCTCGTCTGGGAAGCTTCGGCTGTGGCCAAGGCCGCCATGGATACCGGTGTGGCCAGAAAACATATCGATATTGAGGAATACAAGACCCAGCTCGAAGACCGCCTCGGTATCGGTCATCAGCTCTCACGCCGGATTATCAACAAGGCACGCATCAAACCGAAACGAATCGTCTTCCCCGAAGGTGCTAATGAAAAGATCCTGCGCGCCGCTCGCCAGATAGTCGATGAAAGAATCGCTTCACCTGTCTTGATTGGTCGCGAAGAATCAATTCAGGATACGGCTAAAGAACTCGAGATACCCATGAATGGGATCGAAATCGTCAACCATTTGAAAACCGACGACCGAGTTCGATATGCCAAGGGTTATTTTGAAAAACGTCAGCGCAAAGGCGTTACTTTTGATGATGCTATTATCGCAATGAAAAATCCGATCTCTTATGGAGCTATGATGGTTGCTATGGGTGAAGCGGATGCTATGCTCTCCGGTGTCCGTCAGCATTACCCGGATACGATCCGTCCCGCCCTGCAGATAATCGAAAAGAAAGAGCACTATTCCACTGTCTGCGGTATTTTCATGCTGATAATCAAGGGCAAACCGTATTTCGTGGCCGACACAACGGTCAACCTCGATCCCACTCCGGAACAGCTCGTTGACATTACCGTGATGACTGCCAAGCTGGCGCGCCGATTCAATGTCGAACCGAAGGTCGCGCTTCTGACCTACTCCAATTTTGGGTCGGTTCGCAATGCCGCCACTGCTAAAGTCAGGCATGCGGTCGAGCTTCTGCAACAGAATCATCCCGAGATCACCGTCGATGGCGAGATGCAGGCTGACACCGCGCTTCATGCGCCAATCGCCGAGGCTGATTTCACGTTCTCTTCGATCCAGGGTGATGCCAACTGCCTGATCTTCCCCAACCTTGAATCTGGCAACTCAGCCTATAAACTGCTTCAGCGCCTGGCCGGAGCCGAGGTCTT
Encoded proteins:
- a CDS encoding NADP-dependent malic enzyme (NADP-dependent; catalyzes the oxidative decarboxylation of malate to form pyruvate; decarboxylates oxaloacetate), whose amino-acid sequence is MIKKEEALDYHSKGRKGKIEVVPTKPTATQRDLSMAYTPGVAEPCRKIAENPDDVYEYTAKGNLVAVVSNGTAVLGLGNIGPAAGKPVMEGKGVLFKRFADVDVYDIEVDSQDPKEVIKVCKLLEPTFGGINLEDIKAPECFEIEETLIEELDIPVFHDDQHGTAIISGAALINALELVKKDISEVRAVFCGAGAAGVACANLYIALGVNPDNILMTDSKGVIYRGRTDGMNKYKEQFARETQRRTLDDAMEDADIFVGVAVKDMVTKSMVKSMAKNPIIFAMANPDPEILPEDAFDARKDIIMATGRSDYPNQVNNVLGFPFIFRGALDVHARAINMEMKLAAAYALANLAKTEVPDAVARAYGGVHFHFGPEYIIPKPFDPRILVWEASAVAKAAMDTGVARKHIDIEEYKTQLEDRLGIGHQLSRRIINKARIKPKRIVFPEGANEKILRAARQIVDERIASPVLIGREESIQDTAKELEIPMNGIEIVNHLKTDDRVRYAKGYFEKRQRKGVTFDDAIIAMKNPISYGAMMVAMGEADAMLSGVRQHYPDTIRPALQIIEKKEHYSTVCGIFMLIIKGKPYFVADTTVNLDPTPEQLVDITVMTAKLARRFNVEPKVALLTYSNFGSVRNAATAKVRHAVELLQQNHPEITVDGEMQADTALHAPIAEADFTFSSIQGDANCLIFPNLESGNSAYKLLQRLAGAEVFGPFLSGLKKPVHVLHRAQDVQDIVNMAAIAVLEAASN